One window from the genome of Rufibacter tibetensis encodes:
- a CDS encoding LacI family DNA-binding transcriptional regulator — protein sequence MKKRPEYTIKDIAAELGLSISSVSRALNDHPHQSEETKRRVREAVEKLNYRHNALAASLRNSKSNTIGLIVPKISMYFISSVVTAVQNKLQEFDYNLMVCQSNDSVMLEKELVNAMYAARVEGLIVSTTLHTEDFSHFDVFKNANTPLVFFDRVPLNYEVHKLQGDDFQGGYRTTLHLLEQGCRQIAHIGGPLTCSIYRDRFSGYLQAMKEYDTPVDERLLFFHELTKENTLQDCNALFSNVSLPDAVFACNDTAAITVVQSAKQFGLHIPSDLKVAGYSNDPRSEIIDPDITSVEQYPHLVGERAAVLMMDLIHGQITPGEIVSSTTPVDLIIRKSTGLQIKEESLLFSSRNEPAIRGN from the coding sequence ATGAAAAAACGTCCTGAATACACTATAAAAGATATAGCTGCTGAGTTAGGGCTATCTATTTCATCTGTTTCAAGGGCATTGAACGATCACCCACACCAAAGCGAGGAAACAAAAAGGCGGGTGAGAGAAGCGGTTGAGAAACTGAATTACCGGCATAATGCTTTGGCGGCTAGCCTGCGGAACAGTAAATCAAATACGATAGGATTGATTGTTCCTAAAATATCCATGTATTTCATTTCATCTGTAGTCACGGCGGTTCAGAACAAGCTGCAGGAGTTTGACTATAATCTAATGGTGTGCCAATCCAATGACTCAGTGATGTTGGAAAAGGAGTTGGTGAATGCCATGTATGCGGCGCGGGTAGAAGGTCTGATTGTTTCCACCACCCTTCACACAGAGGACTTCTCGCATTTTGATGTTTTCAAGAACGCAAACACCCCTCTTGTATTCTTTGACCGGGTGCCATTGAACTACGAGGTACATAAATTACAGGGCGATGATTTCCAGGGCGGTTACAGGACCACCCTGCATCTTCTGGAACAAGGTTGCCGACAGATAGCCCACATTGGAGGGCCCTTAACCTGCAGCATCTATCGGGATAGATTCTCTGGCTATTTGCAGGCAATGAAAGAGTATGATACCCCAGTAGATGAGCGGCTTCTTTTCTTTCATGAGCTGACAAAGGAGAATACTCTGCAAGACTGCAACGCCCTCTTTTCAAATGTGTCTTTACCAGACGCTGTTTTTGCCTGTAATGATACGGCTGCCATCACTGTAGTACAGTCCGCAAAGCAATTCGGGTTACATATCCCATCTGATCTGAAGGTGGCAGGGTACTCCAATGATCCCCGTTCAGAGATCATAGATCCAGACATCACCTCAGTGGAGCAGTATCCTCACCTGGTAGGAGAAAGAGCAGCAGTTCTAATGATGGATCTTATCCATGGGCAAATCACGCCCGGCGAGATCGTTTCGTCAACTACACCGGTTGATTTGATAATCAGGAAATCAACTGGCCTACAGATAAAAGAGGAAAGCTTATTGTTTTCATCCCGAAATGAACCAGCAATACGTGGCAATTAA
- the purL gene encoding phosphoribosylformylglycinamidine synthase subunit PurL, with protein sequence METQILTTVDTAQKLGLLPEEFDRIKEILGRTPNFTELSIFSVMWSEHCSYKNSIVWLKTLPKDSPRMLAKAGEENAGLVDIGGGLACSFKIESHNHPSALEPYQGAATGVGGINRDIFTMGARPIAQLNSLRFGNPTSDKTKRLLRGVVKGIGDYGNAFGIPTVGGELFFDDCYNVNPLVNAFSAGIVEVGKTASATSHGAGNPVFIIGSATGKDGIHGAAFASKDITEDSVNDLPSVQVGDPFQEKLLLEATLEILATNRVVGMQDMGAAGITCSTSEMSAKGESGMEIWLDKVPMRQANMQPFEILLSESQERMLVVMEKGAEDLIYQICDKWDMSCAQIGEVTDSKRLRYYQKGELVADVPADDLVLGGGAPVYHREYREPAYYQEAKKFSIDSVEEPSDYKAVAEFLATHPNIASKRWVYKQYDSMIGTATLTTNRPADAGIVKVKGSDKAIAITVDCNSRYVNADPEEGTAIAVAEAARNIVCSGGEPVAITNCLNFGNPYVPEVYWQFVGAIKGMGKACEAFGTPVTGGNVSFYNQSSDEGPVFPTPTIGMLGIVEDKANTMTLAFQKEGDAIYLLGDPANDIASSEYLYSYHGVKLSPAPAFDMEKELLLQKTVKSLIKERLIQSAHDCADGGLYITLLESAMANELGFTIATDQNFRKDAYLFGESQSRVVVSVSPAQQEAFEKLVSGNNLTFKKIGEVTARYCEVDGEVFHAIQVIKNSYDTALERIME encoded by the coding sequence TTGGAAACCCAGATCCTGACTACCGTAGATACCGCCCAGAAATTGGGCCTCCTGCCTGAAGAATTTGATCGCATCAAAGAAATCCTGGGCCGCACGCCTAATTTCACTGAACTGAGTATTTTCTCAGTAATGTGGTCTGAGCACTGCTCCTATAAAAACTCTATTGTTTGGCTGAAAACTCTTCCGAAAGACTCGCCCCGCATGTTGGCGAAAGCAGGGGAGGAGAATGCCGGTCTGGTAGACATCGGCGGCGGATTGGCCTGCTCCTTTAAGATAGAGTCCCACAACCATCCATCTGCGTTGGAGCCTTACCAAGGCGCAGCCACGGGAGTGGGTGGAATCAACCGTGACATCTTCACCATGGGTGCCCGCCCAATTGCGCAATTAAACTCCCTGCGCTTCGGGAACCCGACCTCAGATAAAACCAAGCGCCTGTTAAGAGGTGTGGTGAAAGGAATTGGAGATTACGGTAACGCTTTCGGGATTCCTACCGTGGGCGGTGAGCTGTTCTTTGACGATTGCTACAACGTAAACCCGTTGGTAAACGCCTTCTCCGCGGGTATTGTGGAAGTAGGCAAAACTGCCAGCGCCACCTCACATGGTGCCGGAAACCCGGTGTTCATCATCGGCTCTGCTACTGGTAAAGACGGAATCCATGGCGCAGCCTTCGCGTCTAAGGACATCACCGAAGATTCTGTGAATGACTTACCATCAGTACAGGTGGGGGACCCCTTCCAGGAGAAACTGCTTTTAGAGGCTACTTTGGAAATTTTGGCTACTAACCGCGTAGTAGGTATGCAGGACATGGGTGCCGCTGGTATCACCTGCTCTACCTCAGAAATGAGCGCCAAAGGCGAAAGCGGCATGGAAATCTGGCTGGACAAGGTGCCTATGCGCCAGGCCAACATGCAGCCGTTTGAAATTCTTCTGTCTGAAAGCCAGGAGCGCATGCTGGTGGTGATGGAAAAAGGTGCCGAAGACCTTATTTACCAGATCTGCGATAAGTGGGACATGTCCTGCGCCCAGATTGGCGAGGTAACCGACAGCAAACGTCTTCGCTACTACCAAAAAGGGGAACTGGTAGCCGATGTGCCTGCTGATGACTTGGTGTTAGGCGGTGGTGCCCCGGTGTATCACAGAGAATACCGTGAGCCGGCGTATTATCAGGAAGCAAAGAAATTTTCTATTGACTCTGTAGAAGAGCCAAGTGACTATAAAGCAGTAGCTGAGTTCCTGGCTACGCACCCTAACATTGCTTCTAAGCGGTGGGTGTACAAGCAGTATGACTCCATGATTGGTACGGCTACCCTAACCACCAACCGCCCAGCCGATGCGGGTATCGTGAAGGTGAAAGGTTCTGACAAGGCCATTGCCATCACCGTAGACTGCAACAGCCGCTATGTGAACGCCGATCCGGAAGAAGGAACTGCCATTGCCGTGGCCGAAGCTGCCCGTAACATTGTCTGCTCAGGTGGTGAGCCCGTGGCCATCACCAATTGCCTGAACTTTGGGAACCCATACGTGCCGGAAGTATACTGGCAGTTTGTGGGCGCCATCAAAGGAATGGGTAAAGCCTGCGAGGCTTTTGGAACGCCGGTAACCGGCGGGAACGTGAGCTTCTACAACCAGTCTTCAGATGAAGGTCCGGTTTTCCCGACGCCTACCATTGGTATGCTGGGGATTGTGGAAGACAAAGCCAATACCATGACCTTGGCCTTCCAGAAAGAGGGAGATGCTATCTACCTATTAGGTGATCCTGCCAACGACATCGCTTCTAGCGAATACTTGTATTCGTACCACGGCGTGAAATTGTCTCCGGCTCCGGCCTTTGACATGGAAAAAGAGCTGCTGCTGCAAAAGACTGTGAAGTCCCTGATTAAAGAGAGGTTGATCCAATCAGCGCATGATTGCGCCGATGGAGGATTATACATCACCTTGTTGGAATCAGCCATGGCCAATGAGTTGGGTTTCACTATTGCCACTGATCAGAATTTCAGAAAAGATGCTTATTTGTTTGGCGAGAGCCAGAGCCGCGTGGTGGTAAGTGTTTCCCCAGCGCAGCAGGAGGCATTTGAGAAACTTGTCTCTGGTAACAACCTGACTTTCAAAAAAATTGGAGAAGTGACCGCCCGCTATTGTGAGGTAGACGGTGAGGTGTTCCATGCCATTCAGGTGATCAAAAACAGCTATGACACCGCGCTGGAGCGGATTATGGAATAA
- the atpD gene encoding F0F1 ATP synthase subunit beta codes for MANIGRITQVIGPVVDVSFSGENSKLPKIMDALVVVKANGARVVLETQQHLGEDRVRTIAMDATEGLTRGMEVTDLASPISMPTGDNVLGRLFNVIGDAIDGIPQPASLVDLPIHRNAPRFEDLSTSSEVLYTGIKVIDLIEPYSKGGKIGLFGGAGVGKTVLIQELINNIAKGHGGLSVFAGVGERTREGNDLLREMIESGIVRYGDEFMESMEHGGWDLSKVDAEALKESKATFVFGQMNEPPGARARVALSGLTIAESFRDGDGTGSGRDILFFIDNIFRFTQAGSEVSALLGRMPSAVGYQPTLATEMGAMQERITSTKRGSITSVQAVYVPADDLTDPAPATTFAHLDATTVLSRKISELGIYPAVDPLDSTSRILTADVVGAEHYNTAQRVKEILQRYKELQDIIAILGMDELSEEDKLVVHRARRVQRFLSQPFHVAEQFTGLKGVLVDIKDTIRGFNEIMDGLHDNLPEAAFNLVGTIEDAVAKGQKMMAEAK; via the coding sequence ATGGCGAATATTGGCAGAATTACCCAGGTGATCGGTCCCGTAGTGGACGTAAGCTTCTCGGGTGAGAATTCTAAGTTGCCCAAAATCATGGATGCCCTGGTAGTGGTGAAGGCGAACGGTGCCCGCGTGGTACTGGAAACGCAGCAGCACTTAGGCGAGGATCGGGTACGTACCATTGCAATGGACGCGACCGAGGGCTTGACCCGCGGCATGGAAGTGACCGATTTGGCATCTCCTATCTCAATGCCTACCGGCGATAACGTGTTAGGCCGTCTGTTCAACGTGATTGGCGATGCCATTGACGGTATTCCGCAGCCTGCCAGCTTGGTAGACCTGCCTATTCACCGCAATGCCCCTCGTTTTGAGGACCTTTCTACTTCTTCTGAAGTTCTTTACACTGGTATCAAAGTAATTGACCTGATTGAGCCTTACTCTAAAGGAGGTAAAATTGGTTTGTTTGGTGGTGCCGGGGTAGGTAAAACCGTATTGATCCAGGAGTTGATCAACAACATCGCCAAAGGCCACGGTGGTCTTTCTGTGTTTGCCGGTGTTGGTGAGCGTACCCGTGAGGGAAATGACTTGCTGCGTGAGATGATTGAGTCGGGCATCGTGCGTTACGGTGACGAGTTCATGGAATCTATGGAGCACGGCGGATGGGATCTATCTAAAGTAGATGCAGAGGCCTTGAAAGAGTCTAAAGCAACCTTCGTGTTTGGTCAGATGAACGAGCCTCCTGGGGCGCGTGCCCGTGTGGCCTTGTCTGGTTTGACCATTGCCGAATCTTTCCGTGACGGTGACGGCACTGGTTCTGGTCGTGACATTCTTTTCTTTATTGACAATATCTTCCGTTTCACCCAGGCAGGTTCTGAGGTATCGGCCCTTCTAGGTCGTATGCCATCTGCGGTAGGTTACCAGCCAACATTGGCGACTGAGATGGGTGCCATGCAAGAGCGTATCACGTCTACTAAGCGTGGTTCCATTACGTCTGTACAGGCCGTTTACGTACCTGCAGATGACTTGACTGACCCTGCTCCAGCGACCACTTTCGCTCACTTGGATGCTACTACCGTACTTTCCCGTAAAATCTCTGAGCTTGGTATCTACCCTGCGGTAGACCCTCTGGATTCTACGTCCCGTATCTTGACCGCTGACGTAGTAGGTGCTGAGCACTACAACACTGCCCAGCGCGTAAAAGAGATCTTACAGCGTTACAAAGAATTACAAGACATCATCGCTATCTTGGGTATGGATGAATTATCTGAAGAAGATAAATTAGTCGTACACAGAGCGCGTCGTGTGCAGCGTTTCTTGTCTCAGCCATTCCACGTAGCCGAGCAGTTCACTGGCTTGAAAGGCGTGTTGGTTGACATCAAAGACACCATCCGTGGCTTCAACGAAATCATGGACGGTCTGCATGACAACCTGCCTGAGGCAGCCTTCAACCTGGTAGGTACCATTGAAGACGCTGTTGCCAAAGGTCAGAAAATGATGGCCGAAGCGAAATAA
- the atpC gene encoding ATP synthase F1 subunit epsilon gives MYLEIITPDKRVFEGDVTSVKFPGINGGFEVLNNHAALISALANGAVRITPATGTPVVFQIDGGVVEVLDNKIIVLAEAVTA, from the coding sequence ATGTATTTAGAGATCATCACCCCAGACAAGAGAGTATTTGAAGGCGACGTTACTTCGGTTAAGTTTCCGGGCATCAACGGCGGGTTTGAAGTGTTGAACAACCACGCAGCCCTCATCAGTGCCCTGGCCAATGGAGCCGTACGCATCACGCCTGCTACCGGTACTCCGGTAGTATTCCAGATTGACGGGGGAGTTGTGGAGGTATTGGACAACAAAATCATTGTCCTGGCTGAAGCTGTTACCGCCTAA
- a CDS encoding trans-sulfuration enzyme family protein: MFISPKVTPIYQTSVFTFEDLNALEAYFEQPGQSYMYSRNGNPNTDELAEDVNQLERGQGAVATSSGMSAILTALLVYCQAGDHVLSAEEVYGGSAALLSQELTRMGVQITFVPMAEMYSFEAQIQPNTKVMLVETISNPKMTVLDIAKVAQVCQAKDVKLVVDNTFASPVITRPLELGADMVIHSVTKYLSGHSDVTAGVVIAKEATDAQRAKQIVVAWGLTLSPFESWLAARGLKTLKLRMRQHSENALVLATYLQQHPKVGEVFYPGLPDHPQHEMAATQGNGQFGGMLSFRITDDVETVNRFLRGLTHMPFAPSLAGVVSSISYPKGTSHRALTPEQRENLGITIGLIRLSVGIEEPEELIADLEKALAAI; encoded by the coding sequence GTGTTTATCTCGCCAAAAGTTACGCCTATTTACCAAACCTCGGTTTTCACCTTTGAAGACCTGAATGCCCTGGAAGCTTATTTTGAGCAACCGGGTCAGAGTTATATGTATAGCCGTAACGGCAACCCTAACACAGATGAATTAGCCGAGGACGTAAACCAATTGGAGCGCGGCCAGGGAGCAGTAGCCACCTCTTCCGGAATGTCAGCTATTCTAACTGCCCTTTTGGTGTACTGCCAGGCAGGAGACCACGTACTCAGCGCAGAGGAAGTGTATGGTGGATCAGCAGCACTCCTTAGCCAGGAACTTACCCGTATGGGTGTGCAGATCACCTTTGTGCCGATGGCCGAGATGTACAGCTTTGAAGCCCAGATTCAGCCAAACACCAAAGTGATGCTGGTAGAAACCATCAGCAATCCTAAAATGACGGTACTGGACATAGCTAAGGTGGCGCAGGTTTGCCAAGCGAAGGATGTAAAATTAGTAGTGGACAATACCTTCGCCTCCCCTGTGATCACCAGACCGTTAGAGTTAGGTGCTGACATGGTCATCCACAGCGTGACCAAATACCTCTCGGGCCATAGCGATGTTACCGCCGGAGTGGTGATTGCCAAAGAAGCCACTGATGCCCAGCGCGCAAAACAGATTGTAGTGGCCTGGGGATTAACCTTGAGCCCTTTTGAGTCTTGGTTAGCCGCCAGAGGCTTGAAGACTTTGAAACTTAGAATGCGGCAACATTCTGAAAATGCCCTTGTCCTTGCTACGTACCTGCAACAACACCCAAAGGTGGGCGAAGTCTTTTACCCTGGTTTGCCAGACCACCCGCAGCACGAAATGGCGGCAACGCAAGGCAATGGGCAGTTTGGTGGCATGCTTTCTTTCAGGATAACGGATGACGTGGAAACGGTAAACCGATTCCTGCGGGGCCTAACCCACATGCCGTTCGCGCCGTCGTTAGCCGGGGTGGTTTCCTCCATTTCTTACCCAAAGGGCACCTCGCACCGCGCCCTCACCCCTGAGCAACGGGAAAACCTGGGCATTACCATTGGCCTGATTCGCTTATCTGTGGGCATTGAGGAACCCGAGGAGTTGATCGCCGATTTGGAAAAAGCGTTGGCCGCTATTTAA
- the pth gene encoding aminoacyl-tRNA hydrolase gives MKYLLVGLGNIGPEYADTRHNIGFMVLDHLAKKHDVTFDTGRHSFVTDFKSKGKHFTLVKPTTFMNLSGKAVAHWLSVLKIPAEQMLVITDDLALPYGKLRMRAKGSAGGHNGLKHIEQTLGNNEYPRLRFGVDSQFSKGRQVDYVLSPFSADEQIDLPTHIEKAGEMCLSFGTIGLERTMNFFNK, from the coding sequence ATGAAATACTTACTCGTAGGCCTGGGGAACATTGGTCCAGAATACGCAGATACGCGCCACAACATCGGCTTTATGGTGCTGGATCACCTGGCCAAAAAACATGATGTTACTTTTGACACCGGCCGTCATTCTTTTGTAACGGATTTTAAAAGCAAAGGCAAGCACTTCACGTTGGTAAAGCCTACCACGTTCATGAACCTGAGTGGCAAAGCAGTTGCCCACTGGCTGAGTGTGTTGAAGATTCCGGCGGAGCAGATGCTGGTGATCACCGATGACCTGGCTTTACCTTACGGGAAACTGCGGATGCGGGCTAAAGGCAGCGCCGGTGGGCACAATGGCCTCAAACACATTGAGCAAACTTTGGGCAACAATGAGTATCCTCGCCTGCGGTTTGGCGTAGACTCGCAGTTCTCCAAAGGCCGTCAGGTAGATTATGTATTAAGCCCTTTCTCGGCTGACGAGCAGATTGATTTGCCTACCCACATTGAGAAAGCCGGGGAAATGTGCCTCTCCTTCGGGACAATTGGATTGGAGCGCACAATGAACTTCTTCAACAAGTAG
- a CDS encoding MFS transporter, protein MTRLFSLYRNAFGGLSREAWLLAAVMFINRSGAMVVPFLSVYLTEALDFSLKQVGILLSLFGVGSMCGTFLGGWLTDKVGHFKVQFFSLVLGGSWFFVMLTLERFELFAGGIFLLSLLTECLRPANASSVSSYARPENVTRAFSLNRMAINLGFSIGPALGGVLATVSYQWLFMADGLTCLSAGVLFFFYFRHRQGHAPVQTTVTVPTAKPLPTRSPYRDGLFVFFTVLCCCFAVAFFQFFSTMPLYWRQVYRLSELEIGALLAFNGLVVFLLEMIIVYLIGDKHALWKMIVIGLLLLALAFVLLNVAKGFPVLVFSVLLMSLSEIMAMPFMSTLTVQRSGPHNRGSYMGLYSLSYSAAHIIGPFVGTTTIASFGFDTLWWGGTVLCVVAAIGFYFVVKKLQAA, encoded by the coding sequence ATGACTCGCCTCTTCTCTTTATATAGAAATGCTTTTGGCGGCCTCTCCAGAGAAGCCTGGCTTTTGGCGGCTGTCATGTTCATTAACCGCAGTGGGGCTATGGTAGTGCCGTTTCTGAGCGTGTACCTCACCGAGGCTTTGGACTTCAGCCTGAAACAAGTGGGCATTCTCCTGAGTCTCTTTGGCGTAGGCTCTATGTGCGGCACGTTCCTGGGCGGCTGGCTCACCGACAAGGTGGGGCATTTCAAGGTACAGTTCTTCAGCCTGGTGCTGGGCGGAAGCTGGTTTTTTGTGATGCTCACGCTGGAGCGATTTGAGCTTTTCGCCGGCGGCATTTTCCTGCTTAGCCTCTTAACTGAATGCCTTCGTCCCGCTAACGCCTCCTCAGTTAGTTCTTATGCGCGCCCTGAGAATGTAACCCGTGCCTTTTCCCTGAACCGGATGGCCATCAACTTAGGCTTTTCCATCGGTCCTGCTTTAGGGGGAGTATTAGCGACAGTCTCGTACCAGTGGCTGTTCATGGCCGATGGGCTGACCTGCCTCAGTGCCGGTGTGTTGTTTTTCTTTTACTTCCGGCATCGGCAAGGCCACGCTCCTGTCCAAACTACTGTAACAGTACCAACTGCCAAGCCCCTTCCTACGCGCTCCCCATACCGCGACGGATTGTTTGTGTTTTTCACGGTGCTGTGTTGCTGCTTTGCCGTGGCCTTTTTCCAGTTCTTCTCCACCATGCCCCTGTATTGGCGGCAGGTCTACCGTTTGTCTGAATTAGAAATTGGGGCGCTGTTGGCTTTCAACGGTCTTGTGGTATTCCTGCTGGAGATGATCATTGTGTACCTGATTGGTGACAAGCACGCGCTCTGGAAAATGATTGTGATTGGTTTGCTTTTGCTGGCTTTGGCGTTTGTCTTGCTGAATGTAGCCAAAGGCTTTCCGGTACTGGTTTTTTCAGTGCTGTTGATGAGCCTTTCTGAAATAATGGCCATGCCCTTTATGAGCACCCTCACCGTGCAGCGGTCCGGGCCGCACAACCGGGGTTCTTACATGGGGCTCTACAGCTTGTCTTATTCCGCAGCGCACATCATTGGTCCGTTTGTGGGCACTACCACCATCGCTAGTTTCGGGTTTGATACGTTATGGTGGGGAGGCACCGTGTTGTGCGTAGTAGCCGCCATTGGGTTCTATTTTGTGGTGAAGAAGCTGCAGGCCGCATAA
- a CDS encoding lactonase family protein, whose protein sequence is MKKLTCFLLLLSITLAACTSVKQKATDKEMMVYIGTYAKPDAESIFAYRLNEETGALTRALGVKGGENPSFLTLDADRKHLYAVNETTEYEGQKSGAVSAFAIDQKTGDLTFLNRQPSLGGAPCYISLDHKNKVALVANYVGGNVSAFPVQADGRLGASSDMDQHQGKGPRPQQDGPHAHCILPDPQNDYALAVDLGIDQIISYKLDRSAGKLERQAQPAFTAKPGAGPRHLTFHPTNKRFAYVINELNATLTTFTYNPSNGTLTEVETVSTIPAGYTGENSCADIHVSADGRFLYGSNRGHNSIVVFSIDANTNKLTLVEHVSTQGNWPRNFAFSPSGRTLLVANQRSNNITTYKVDTQTGKLTYTGNSASVPSPVFVQVVPAFPETPRQ, encoded by the coding sequence ATGAAAAAACTGACCTGTTTCCTTCTTCTGCTAAGCATAACCTTGGCAGCCTGTACTTCCGTTAAGCAGAAAGCAACAGACAAAGAGATGATGGTCTATATAGGAACATACGCCAAGCCAGATGCCGAAAGCATTTTTGCTTACCGTTTAAACGAAGAAACAGGCGCTTTAACCAGAGCATTGGGAGTAAAAGGCGGAGAGAACCCTTCTTTTCTAACCCTTGACGCAGACCGCAAACACTTATACGCGGTCAACGAAACCACTGAGTACGAAGGGCAGAAAAGCGGGGCAGTTAGTGCGTTTGCCATAGACCAAAAAACCGGAGACCTCACCTTCCTGAACCGTCAGCCCTCATTAGGCGGAGCTCCTTGCTACATTAGCCTGGACCATAAAAACAAGGTAGCCCTAGTGGCCAATTACGTGGGCGGAAACGTGAGTGCTTTTCCGGTGCAAGCCGATGGCCGCTTAGGCGCATCTTCAGACATGGACCAGCACCAGGGCAAAGGACCTAGGCCGCAGCAGGATGGTCCGCACGCGCACTGCATCCTCCCAGATCCGCAGAATGACTATGCGCTGGCCGTAGATTTAGGCATTGACCAGATCATCAGCTATAAACTGGACAGGTCCGCAGGCAAACTGGAGCGTCAGGCGCAACCGGCATTCACCGCCAAACCTGGAGCTGGTCCGCGTCACCTTACGTTCCACCCTACTAACAAGCGGTTCGCGTATGTGATCAATGAACTGAACGCCACTTTGACCACTTTCACCTACAACCCTAGCAACGGCACCTTAACCGAAGTGGAAACCGTTTCCACCATCCCGGCAGGGTACACCGGTGAGAACTCCTGCGCAGACATTCATGTTTCCGCCGATGGGCGCTTTCTGTACGGGTCTAATCGGGGGCATAACAGCATCGTGGTTTTCAGTATTGACGCCAACACGAATAAACTCACGTTAGTGGAGCACGTGAGCACCCAGGGGAACTGGCCCCGTAACTTCGCTTTTAGTCCATCGGGCAGAACCTTGTTGGTGGCCAATCAACGGTCAAACAACATCACTACTTACAAAGTAGACACCCAGACTGGCAAACTGACCTATACGGGCAATTCTGCTTCAGTTCCCTCACCCGTGTTTGTGCAGGTAGTACCCGCTTTTCCAGAAACGCCACGGCAGTAG
- a CDS encoding NAD(P)H-quinone oxidoreductase yields the protein MKAVVITESGAPEVLQIQEREVPTPASHQILVRVHAAGINRPDVAQRKGHYPPPAGAPVDVPGLEIAGTIEACGDHVERWKKGDAICALLPGGGYAEFAVVDARHCLPVPKGWSFEEAASLPETVFTVWHNVFQRGQLQPGETFLVHGGSSGIGITAIQLAKTWGARVFATAGTDEKCQACEELGADQCINHKTQAFEEELKAEGVDVILDMVGGVYIPKNLNLLKPDGRLVFINAMQGAQGKFDVRQVMQKRLTITGSTLRPRDAEFKAALTAAIEQHVWPLLEAGEFKPVLYKVFPLEEAAQAHALMESSEHIGKIVLKVQP from the coding sequence ATGAAAGCAGTTGTGATCACTGAATCGGGCGCCCCGGAGGTACTACAAATCCAGGAACGCGAGGTGCCTACTCCCGCTTCGCACCAGATATTGGTGCGGGTGCATGCCGCCGGTATTAATCGTCCCGATGTGGCGCAACGAAAAGGCCACTACCCTCCGCCCGCTGGAGCACCCGTAGATGTTCCAGGTTTGGAGATAGCGGGCACCATTGAGGCTTGCGGAGACCACGTGGAACGTTGGAAAAAGGGAGATGCAATCTGTGCTTTATTGCCGGGTGGTGGCTACGCGGAATTTGCCGTGGTAGATGCCCGGCATTGTTTGCCCGTTCCCAAAGGTTGGAGCTTTGAAGAAGCCGCCTCCCTCCCTGAAACTGTTTTTACCGTCTGGCACAACGTCTTCCAAAGAGGACAGCTGCAACCCGGAGAGACCTTTCTGGTCCACGGCGGAAGCAGTGGCATTGGCATTACGGCCATTCAGTTAGCCAAGACGTGGGGTGCCAGAGTTTTCGCGACAGCGGGTACCGATGAGAAGTGCCAAGCCTGTGAAGAGTTAGGAGCTGATCAATGCATTAACCACAAAACCCAGGCCTTTGAGGAAGAATTGAAAGCCGAGGGTGTAGACGTGATTCTGGACATGGTGGGCGGGGTCTACATCCCCAAGAACCTGAACCTCCTCAAACCAGACGGAAGATTGGTTTTCATCAACGCCATGCAAGGCGCTCAGGGAAAATTTGACGTGCGCCAGGTGATGCAGAAACGACTTACTATTACGGGTAGTACCCTTCGTCCTCGTGATGCGGAGTTCAAAGCCGCTCTTACCGCCGCCATTGAACAGCACGTCTGGCCCCTGTTGGAAGCTGGTGAGTTCAAGCCCGTGCTGTACAAAGTGTTTCCTTTAGAGGAAGCAGCACAGGCCCACGCACTCATGGAAAGCAGCGAACATATCGGGAAGATTGTGCTCAAGGTGCAGCCATAA